One genomic segment of Oncorhynchus masou masou isolate Uvic2021 chromosome 16, UVic_Omas_1.1, whole genome shotgun sequence includes these proteins:
- the LOC135557810 gene encoding CLOCK-interacting pacemaker-like → MSSTKRKAEGHSRNMGKLRAMKSGSSRTDSERDSGFSDASTIDPTDSEGSSHSVSKREVQRPGSVLGAQSSQLAVVGGSYSNMPPMIIQQPQVVFLQPVVSHCTTSNPKEASSKHRRPKKFLPILRSYPKIAPHPGDSSSSSGRGRSCSSSSGSERSGLSSSHRERHLSHREKQQKQQSGSSSSNSSGSSTLSFPPPTSSLSPSPQRRLALTLSLTDSSACSSPARPSPAVSRSEYTPAPSLTVTPSHTLNFGHPEKLKSQPLSLPNQATTTDNGDGDDHDIKRKRFCNTYNILSKSGLLDITLRTKDLLRQNRRTQGDLDRLKEHTNLFLQALQTGDTSIWRKLQTSLQEEEKETEEKGKGSGQQSILKADTD, encoded by the exons ATGAGTAGTACCAAAAGGAAAGCAGAAGGGCACTCTAGGAACATGGGTAAACTACGAGCCATGAAGTCTGGAAGCTCCAGaacagactcagagagagactcTGGCTTCTCAG ATGCCAGCACCATAGACCCGACAGATTCTGAGGGCTCATCGCACTCTGTGTCCAAGAGAGAAGTTCAGCGCCCTGGATCAGTGTTGGGGGCACAGTCCTCACAGCTAGCTGTGGTGGGGGGGTCCTACTCCAACATGCCCCCCATGATCATCCAGCAGCCTCAGGTGGTCTTCCTACAACCTGTGGTCTCCCACTGCACCACCTCCAACCCCAAGGAGGCTTCCTCTAAACACCGGCGCCCAAAAAAGTTTCTTCCCATCCTCAGGTCCTACCCCAAGATTGCCCCTCACCCTGGGGACAGCTCGAGTTCCTCTGGGAGAGGAAGATCTTGTTCTTCCTCGTCGGGGTCAGAGAGAAGCGGTTTGTCCTCCAGCCACCGGGAGCGCCATCTCAGCCACAGAGAAAAACAGCAGAAGCAGCAGTCTGGTAGTTCTAGCTCTAATTCTTCTGGTTCCAGcaccctcagcttccctcctcCAACtagctctctgtccccctctccccagcgCAGGCTcgccctcaccctctccctcacaGACTCCAGTGCCTGTAGCAGCCCTGCTAGACCCTCCCCCGCCGTCAGTAGATCAGAGTACACCCCTGCCCCGTCCTTGACCGTAACTCCTTCTCACACCCTCAACTTTGGGCACCCTGAGAAACTCAAGTCCCAGCCTCTTTCCCTCCCAAATCAAGCCACCACAACCGACAACGGCGATGGAGATGACCACGACATCAAGCGTAAGCGCTTCTGCAACACGTACAACATCCTGTCCAAGTCTGGCCTGCTGGACATCACCCTAAGAACCAAGGACCTGCTCCGTCAGAACCGCAGGACCCAGGGAGACCTGGACCGGCTCAAGGAGCACACCAACCTCTTCCTGCAGGCCCTGCAGACCGGAGACACCAGCATATGGCGCAAGCTGCAAACCAGCCTCcaggaagaagagaaagagaccgaAGAGAAAGGGAAGGGCAGTGGGCAGCAGAGCATCTTAAAGGCAGATACAGATTAG